A portion of the Ricinus communis isolate WT05 ecotype wild-type chromosome 10, ASM1957865v1, whole genome shotgun sequence genome contains these proteins:
- the LOC8288483 gene encoding probable protein S-acyltransferase 17 isoform X2 → MIPRLYIKKSKRKKMEVEWVLVCHGLITLIIVVAFLCGQWPIFQGTPIERLHYFITFGAYDRFLRGVAVVFGSKGTHFVLSIEHFFCDRPNPILQALSNPRMFQNISLPIHMMISYIQRKNVPLVNFENLLGPSTVAYATAVSRALTIIVGGWHFLLCVYGTIALGLVLAGRLKELRVVYILTVYYGIENSFRSLAPHVVQWLLGSYNTQILLMVFLAIVSLLLAGFFGYHANLCLTNTTTNETFKWQEYIGWQRKLNEARTSAAALKASISGMSGEAKHPESKCRAFFRRSPLEGAEVVIKRNMYDKGIFNNLGEIIFPLSTRPSFLRKKSKSG, encoded by the exons ATGATACCGCGTCTTTATATCAAAAAAT ctaaaaggaagaaaatggAGGTAGAGTGGGTTCTGGTGTGCCATGGACTGATAACACTAATAATAGTAGTCGCATTCCTCTGTGGTCAATGGCCCATCTTTCAAGGCACTCCTATTGAACGCCTCCATTACTTCATCACTTTCGGTGCCTACGATCGCTTCCT TCGCGGTGTAGCTGTAGTTTTTGGAAGTAAAGGCACGCATTTTGTTCTCTCTATTGAACATTTCTTTTGTGATCGCCCTAACCCTATCTTACAG GCACTGTCAAATCCGAGAATGTTTCAGAATATCTCTCTGCCTATCCATATGATGATATCATATATACAGAGAAAGAATGTTCCACTTGTAAATTTCGAAA ACCTGCTAGGTCCAAGCACTGTAGCATATGCGACCGCTGTGTCGCGCGCTTTGACCATCATTGTGGGTGGATG GCATTTCCTTCTTTGTGTATATGGAACAATTGCTCTAGGCTTGGTTCTTGCAGGACGGCTGAAAGAATTAAGGGTTGTATACATTCTGACAG TTTACTATGGCATTGAAAACTCATTTCGTAGTTTAGCTCCACATGTGGTACAG TGGCTGTTGGGCTCATATAACACTCAAATACTTCTTATGGTGTTTCTTGCCATAGTTTCTCTGTTGCTGGCGGGATTCTTCGGATACCATGCTAACCTGTGTCTCACAAACACTACGACAAATGAG ACCTTTAAGTGGCAAGAGTACATAGGCTGGCAAAGGAAGCTGAATGAAGCAAGGACTAGTGCAGCAGCACTTAAAGCAAGCATCAGTGGGATGAGTGGTGAAGCAAAGCATCCGGAGAGCAAATGTAGAGCCTTTTTCCGGAGATCACCCCTTGAAGGTGCTGAGGTTGTTATTAAGAGAAACATGTATGACAAGGGGATATTTAACAATCTTGGTGAGATAATCTTTCCACTCTCAACAAGACCAtcatttttgagaaaaaaatcgaAGTCTGGCTGA
- the LOC8288483 gene encoding probable protein S-acyltransferase 17 isoform X1: protein MIPRLYIKKSKRKKMEVEWVLVCHGLITLIIVVAFLCGQWPIFQGTPIERLHYFITFGAYDRFLRGVAVVFGSKGTHFVLSIEHFFCDRPNPILQIIYLAIIGATYYFIATSSFSYIPGYYLSGVHRYISLLAVVVGVVLFLLTSFSDPGTVKSENVSEYLSAYPYDDIIYTEKECSTCKFRKPARSKHCSICDRCVARFDHHCGWMNNCIGEKNTRYFLAFLLWHFLLCVYGTIALGLVLAGRLKELRVVYILTVYYGIENSFRSLAPHVVQWLLGSYNTQILLMVFLAIVSLLLAGFFGYHANLCLTNTTTNETFKWQEYIGWQRKLNEARTSAAALKASISGMSGEAKHPESKCRAFFRRSPLEGAEVVIKRNMYDKGIFNNLGEIIFPLSTRPSFLRKKSKSG from the exons ATGATACCGCGTCTTTATATCAAAAAAT ctaaaaggaagaaaatggAGGTAGAGTGGGTTCTGGTGTGCCATGGACTGATAACACTAATAATAGTAGTCGCATTCCTCTGTGGTCAATGGCCCATCTTTCAAGGCACTCCTATTGAACGCCTCCATTACTTCATCACTTTCGGTGCCTACGATCGCTTCCT TCGCGGTGTAGCTGTAGTTTTTGGAAGTAAAGGCACGCATTTTGTTCTCTCTATTGAACATTTCTTTTGTGATCGCCCTAACCCTATCTTACAG ATTATATATTTGGCAATCATTGGAGCTACTTATTACTTCATTGCAACATCATCCTTTAGCTATATTCCTGGGTATTACTTAAGTGGAGTGCATAG GTATATAAGCTTATTGGCAGTTGTTGTTGGCGTTGTACTCTTCCTATTGACTAGCTTTTCTGATCCAGGCACTGTCAAATCCGAGAATGTTTCAGAATATCTCTCTGCCTATCCATATGATGATATCATATATACAGAGAAAGAATGTTCCACTTGTAAATTTCGAAA ACCTGCTAGGTCCAAGCACTGTAGCATATGCGACCGCTGTGTCGCGCGCTTTGACCATCATTGTGGGTGGATG AATAATTGTATAGGGGAGAAAAATACCCGATActttttggcttttcttttatg GCATTTCCTTCTTTGTGTATATGGAACAATTGCTCTAGGCTTGGTTCTTGCAGGACGGCTGAAAGAATTAAGGGTTGTATACATTCTGACAG TTTACTATGGCATTGAAAACTCATTTCGTAGTTTAGCTCCACATGTGGTACAG TGGCTGTTGGGCTCATATAACACTCAAATACTTCTTATGGTGTTTCTTGCCATAGTTTCTCTGTTGCTGGCGGGATTCTTCGGATACCATGCTAACCTGTGTCTCACAAACACTACGACAAATGAG ACCTTTAAGTGGCAAGAGTACATAGGCTGGCAAAGGAAGCTGAATGAAGCAAGGACTAGTGCAGCAGCACTTAAAGCAAGCATCAGTGGGATGAGTGGTGAAGCAAAGCATCCGGAGAGCAAATGTAGAGCCTTTTTCCGGAGATCACCCCTTGAAGGTGCTGAGGTTGTTATTAAGAGAAACATGTATGACAAGGGGATATTTAACAATCTTGGTGAGATAATCTTTCCACTCTCAACAAGACCAtcatttttgagaaaaaaatcgaAGTCTGGCTGA